The Vicia villosa cultivar HV-30 ecotype Madison, WI linkage group LG1, Vvil1.0, whole genome shotgun sequence genome includes a region encoding these proteins:
- the LOC131599647 gene encoding cysteine proteinase inhibitor 5-like, translated as MKLHTLSLLTVLLMVSASTKEEHRMGRYWPITDIDDPDVIKAAKFAVTEYNKQSGFKLKFKKVIKGESQEVAGINYNLTLSAGKGSVLKMYEAVVWERDWLHFRSLTYFKPLH; from the coding sequence ATGAAACTCCACACTCTAAGTCTTCTCACAGTTCTTCTAATGGTTTCTGCTTCTACAAAGGAGGAGCATAGGATGGGTCGTTATTGGCCCATCACAGACATCGACGATCCTGATGTGATCAAAGCCGCAAAATTCGCCGTGACCGAGTACAACAAGCAAAGTGGTTTCAAGTTGAAGTTTAAGAAGGTAATCAAAGGTGAATCTCAGGAAGTTGCTGGGATTAACTACAACCTCACACTCTCCGCCGGCAAAGGTTCGGTTTTGAAGATGTATGAAGCTGTTGTGTGGGAGAGGGACTGGCTCCACTTCCGAAGCCTCACTTACTTTAAACCTCTACATTAG
- the LOC131645262 gene encoding cysteine proteinase inhibitor 5-like, with translation MASATAWEQSAPGGYSYSPLTEINEYVMKIANFAVVEYGKESGTKVRLSEVIKGESSQVNEGINYRLTLSVVGEDYVSNIYEAVVWESLLLPLRILVSFIRL, from the coding sequence ATGGCTTCTGCCACTGCATGGGAACAATCTGCACCAGGTGGTTATTCTTATAGCCCCCTTACAGAGATCAACGAATACGTCATGAAAATCGCCAATTTCGCCGTAGTCGAGTACGGCAAAGAAAGTGGTACGAAGGTGAGATTAAGTGAAGTCATCAAGGGGGAATCATCACAGGTTAATGAAGGGATTAACTACCGCCTCACCCTCTCTGTCGTTGGTGAGGATTATGTTTCTAACATCTATGAAGCTGTTGTGTGGGAGAGTCTGTTGCTTCCTCTTAGAATTCTCGTTTCTTTTATACGGTTGTGA